Proteins from a genomic interval of Mycobacterium conspicuum:
- the mobF gene encoding MobF family relaxase gives MLTISRLSRWSINYYNDTARQAAQSGLDRQRANGGLGEYYSEGDTRTPTWLIAGDTARTVELVGLDGRAVDGGSADPEVVQRWLDDGIAPNGAAGRAFSKGSVHGFDLTFAAPKSVSLLRALTDDRAEKAMQVAHQRAVSAAMDYLHQHAGYTRVHNPLTGMKDLQRLPGLVAIAYQHETSRCGDPHLHTHVIVPNRQARADGALVSLDSKSLFHEAKAAGVIYQAVLRHELHAELMLEWAAVDPFTGMAEIAAVPKQSIRAWSRRSSRLREWAHQNLVIVDGALSAQQLAAAQKATRPAKPEATSWAELKAAWRADVRGLALDRAAHLAARTARRAAARVRLRGPLVRAVAQIDKAAFTRADLVELVGALLPVDAPGEPRDLIEGLVDMFGVRISAARAAHHREGHELFTVAAVIAEEARIFELVDATDTRSRLDVRTADLEGLSVDQARAIAAIAHSPYLVQPLQAPAGAGKTHSLRALRAAAARTAKEVLLFAPTGKAVDEALREDAGDRGFTVAKALQLLDDGQLTLDRRTVIVVDEAAMVGTPELRRLLEAAAAAGTKLVLVGDGYQLAPVKARGGMFEQLCTDLPWAQRLSEVWRMRDPAERDASLALRSGRGNRLRKAVGWYRSHDRLRTGDAVTMAADATTAYITARAEGKDAAILCDTWDIADAINQRLHDHYTRPDAPSVQVARDQQARAGDLILSRHNDATVAVEPGTEHRRGSQQIDQVRNGNRWRVVKVDAQLGRLAAERLTDSARVIFDADYLREHITLGYASTVHSAQGLTVGNSTTSGVCWTILSDRASRCMAYVGMTRGRDENHLAIYAANEADHQGANIGIQPAQRGTKTAASQRFRMILANDDRARTMHAVAAQTDRNHLPAIVADSLDRNGQRLTQRAHAWRQHTVQTQAREAAYQRLSATLHQDVARERSRGWDRDYGLEL, from the coding sequence ATGTTGACGATCTCTCGGTTGTCGCGGTGGAGCATCAACTATTACAACGACACCGCACGCCAGGCCGCGCAGTCCGGTCTGGATCGCCAGCGGGCTAACGGCGGGCTGGGGGAGTACTACTCCGAGGGCGATACCCGCACGCCGACGTGGTTGATCGCCGGCGACACCGCCCGCACCGTGGAACTGGTCGGGCTGGATGGGCGGGCGGTCGACGGAGGTTCAGCTGATCCTGAGGTGGTGCAGCGTTGGCTCGATGACGGTATCGCGCCCAACGGTGCTGCCGGACGCGCGTTTTCGAAGGGCAGCGTGCACGGGTTTGATTTGACGTTCGCCGCGCCTAAGAGTGTGTCGTTGCTGCGGGCGTTGACCGATGACCGGGCCGAGAAAGCGATGCAGGTCGCCCATCAGCGCGCCGTCAGCGCGGCCATGGATTATCTGCATCAGCACGCCGGATATACCCGAGTGCACAACCCGCTTACCGGGATGAAGGACTTGCAGCGGCTACCCGGCTTGGTGGCGATCGCCTACCAGCATGAAACCTCGCGCTGCGGTGACCCGCACCTGCACACCCATGTCATTGTTCCTAACCGCCAGGCCCGCGCCGACGGCGCGCTGGTGTCGCTGGATTCCAAGTCGCTGTTCCACGAAGCTAAAGCGGCCGGGGTCATCTATCAGGCGGTGCTGCGTCACGAACTGCACGCCGAGCTGATGCTGGAATGGGCTGCGGTGGACCCCTTCACGGGGATGGCCGAGATCGCCGCCGTCCCGAAACAGAGCATTAGGGCGTGGTCGCGGCGCTCGTCGCGGTTGCGCGAGTGGGCGCACCAGAATCTGGTGATTGTCGATGGCGCGCTGAGCGCGCAGCAGTTGGCGGCCGCGCAGAAGGCCACCCGGCCGGCTAAGCCGGAAGCCACCTCGTGGGCCGAGCTGAAGGCGGCCTGGCGCGCGGATGTGCGCGGTCTGGCGCTGGATCGCGCCGCGCATCTGGCGGCGCGCACCGCGCGGCGCGCCGCCGCGCGCGTGCGGCTGCGCGGACCGTTGGTGCGCGCCGTGGCACAGATTGACAAGGCCGCGTTCACCCGCGCGGACCTGGTCGAGCTGGTCGGCGCGCTGCTGCCGGTGGATGCACCGGGGGAGCCGCGCGATCTCATCGAGGGGCTCGTTGACATGTTCGGGGTGCGCATCAGCGCGGCGCGCGCCGCGCATCACCGGGAAGGACACGAGCTGTTCACTGTCGCGGCGGTCATCGCCGAAGAAGCGCGGATCTTCGAGCTGGTCGACGCGACCGATACCCGTTCGCGCCTCGATGTGCGCACCGCCGACCTCGAGGGCCTGTCGGTTGATCAGGCGCGCGCTATCGCGGCCATCGCGCACTCGCCGTATCTGGTGCAGCCGCTGCAAGCCCCGGCCGGCGCGGGCAAAACGCATTCGCTGCGTGCACTGCGCGCCGCCGCGGCGCGCACCGCCAAAGAGGTGTTGCTGTTCGCGCCCACCGGTAAAGCGGTGGACGAGGCGCTGCGCGAGGACGCCGGGGATCGCGGGTTCACCGTCGCCAAGGCGCTGCAGCTGCTCGACGACGGGCAACTGACCCTAGATCGGCGCACGGTCATCGTGGTCGATGAAGCCGCCATGGTCGGCACTCCTGAGCTACGACGATTGCTGGAGGCCGCTGCGGCGGCGGGCACCAAGCTGGTCCTGGTCGGCGACGGCTACCAGCTGGCCCCGGTCAAAGCCCGCGGCGGCATGTTCGAGCAGCTCTGCACTGACCTACCCTGGGCGCAGCGCCTCTCGGAGGTGTGGCGGATGCGCGACCCGGCCGAACGCGACGCCTCGCTAGCGCTGCGTTCGGGGCGCGGCAACCGGCTACGCAAAGCCGTCGGTTGGTATCGCAGCCACGACCGCCTGCGCACCGGCGACGCGGTCACCATGGCCGCTGATGCCACCACCGCCTACATCACCGCCCGCGCCGAAGGGAAAGACGCGGCGATCCTGTGTGACACCTGGGACATCGCGGATGCCATTAACCAGCGCCTGCACGACCACTACACCAGGCCTGATGCACCGAGTGTGCAGGTGGCGCGCGATCAGCAGGCCCGTGCCGGCGATCTGATCCTTAGCCGCCACAACGACGCCACCGTGGCCGTCGAACCCGGCACCGAGCATCGCCGCGGGTCCCAGCAGATCGATCAGGTCCGCAACGGGAACCGCTGGCGCGTAGTGAAAGTCGATGCCCAACTAGGCCGCCTCGCCGCCGAGCGACTCACCGATAGCGCCCGAGTCATCTTCGACGCCGACTACCTACGCGAACACATCACGCTCGGCTACGCCAGCACGGTGCACTCCGCGCAAGGGTTGACCGTCGGCAACTCCACCACCTCTGGAGTCTGCTGGACGATCCTGTCCGATCGCGCCAGCCGCTGTATGGCTTATGTCGGCATGACCCGCGGCCGCGACGAAAACCACCTCGCTATCTACGCCGCTAATGAAGCTGACCACCAGGGCGCCAATATCGGTATACAACCGGCGCAGCGCGGGACTAAAACGGCTGCATCTCAACGATTCCGGATGATCCTGGCCAACGACGACCGCGCCCGCACCATGCATGCCGTTGCCGCACAGACCGACCGCAACCATTTGCCCGCCATCGTCGCCGACTCACTGGACCGTAACGGCCAACGCCTAACACAACGCGCACACGCCTGGCGCCAACACACCGTCCAAACCCAAGCCCGCGAAGCCGCATACCAACGACTCAGCGCCACATTGCACCAAGACGTTGCGCGGGAACGTAGCCGCGGGTGGGACCGCGACTACGGGCTCGAGCTATAG
- a CDS encoding nucleotidyl transferase AbiEii/AbiGii toxin family protein, protein MNADERAKVAQQFGVAPEQVERDHLISHLLAYLSCNFSDRIQFIGGTALARTHLPDGRLSEDIDLIAIDDRKSVAADLDAALPRALARTHGRLTLEPPFSGGADTAAAILRSAAGMVVRIQLLSARGRVLWPTERRLLEQRYRDAPAAELVVPTLPAFAASKTATWADRRAPRDLWDLWALSRIGAIDAPALELYRRLGPTNQPPGSYVFDTPPSDAEWQSQLAGQTRLTVDAADALAAVRDAWARVIA, encoded by the coding sequence ATGAACGCTGACGAGCGCGCCAAAGTCGCACAGCAGTTTGGCGTCGCACCCGAACAAGTCGAACGCGACCACCTCATCTCTCATCTGCTGGCATATCTCAGTTGCAACTTCAGCGACCGAATCCAATTCATTGGGGGCACCGCACTAGCGCGTACACATCTCCCCGACGGACGGCTCAGTGAGGACATCGACCTGATCGCCATCGACGATCGGAAGTCCGTGGCGGCCGATCTGGACGCGGCACTGCCGCGAGCGCTGGCCCGCACGCACGGCAGGCTCACCCTGGAACCGCCCTTCAGCGGTGGGGCCGATACCGCCGCGGCGATACTGCGATCCGCCGCCGGCATGGTTGTGAGGATCCAATTGCTCTCGGCCCGCGGCAGGGTGCTATGGCCCACGGAGCGCCGCCTCCTGGAGCAGCGCTATCGCGACGCGCCGGCAGCCGAACTTGTCGTTCCCACTTTGCCGGCGTTCGCCGCGTCCAAGACGGCGACGTGGGCGGACCGGCGAGCACCGCGAGATCTCTGGGACCTGTGGGCGCTCAGCAGAATCGGGGCCATCGACGCCCCCGCTCTAGAGCTGTACCGGCGATTGGGTCCGACGAATCAGCCGCCTGGTTCCTACGTGTTCGACACGCCTCCGTCCGACGCCGAATGGCAATCGCAGCTCGCCGGCCAGACGCGGCTCACCGTCGACGCCGCCGACGCGCTGGCCGCCGTTCGCGACGCCTGGGCCCGCGTAATTGCCTAG
- a CDS encoding type IV toxin-antitoxin system AbiEi family antitoxin domain-containing protein — MVNRRNTSLPALLASAPLRTLRAEDAGVAYAFPGPELARLADRGLLQRVAHGYYVVVPQDMVGREWMPSLEATAAGIASAIYGPNHAVLMGISAARMLGAIPRALATAVVAVPGQHRPIRLKDRPSIVRFVKRDTDRLDAERVETPLGPAVVTTPEQTLLDLAHRPHLGDAADEVPAAIRMLYQRSDHQRLEALAAEQRRTASLRRAQSWVATEHER, encoded by the coding sequence ATGGTGAACCGCAGAAACACGTCGCTCCCGGCGCTCCTTGCGAGCGCACCGTTGCGAACCCTACGCGCCGAGGACGCTGGCGTCGCCTACGCCTTTCCGGGCCCCGAGCTGGCACGCCTGGCGGACAGGGGGCTTTTGCAGCGCGTGGCCCATGGCTATTACGTCGTCGTCCCGCAGGACATGGTTGGCCGCGAATGGATGCCGAGCCTTGAGGCCACGGCCGCGGGGATCGCCTCGGCCATCTACGGGCCGAACCACGCGGTCCTGATGGGTATCAGCGCCGCCCGCATGCTGGGCGCCATCCCGCGAGCCCTGGCAACGGCCGTTGTCGCCGTGCCTGGCCAACACCGACCGATTCGGCTCAAGGACCGTCCATCGATCGTGCGCTTCGTCAAGCGCGACACCGACAGGTTGGATGCCGAACGTGTCGAGACGCCCCTGGGGCCGGCCGTCGTCACCACGCCAGAGCAGACTCTCCTGGACCTCGCGCATCGTCCTCACCTCGGAGACGCCGCCGACGAGGTGCCCGCGGCGATCCGCATGTTGTATCAGCGCAGCGATCACCAGCGCCTAGAGGCTCTGGCCGCCGAGCAACGCCGCACTGCATCGCTGCGCCGCGCGCAATCGTGGGTCGCCACAGAACATGAACGCTGA
- a CDS encoding cytochrome P450, whose amino-acid sequence MVTDTLPPGPRLPMTLQTAAWIARPWDFMTRCAAQYGDMFTMKLAGLGAIVMVSHPEVVREVFTASPELLHAGEANRVLLPVVGANSVMLLDGDAHREQRRLLVPSFRGSHLQSYMNTIRDIAEAEIARWPRGEPVRLLPQMQTLTLEVILRVVFGLEHGERLDRLRAALLRMLALTMNAFGQMMMLVVGPERMRTALTHRVLREVDRLLYEEIAARRQADDLDERRDVLSMLLRAKHADGQPMSDGEIRDELITLLLAGHETTASGLAWAVERIIRHPDIHSRLVEAARADAHEYIDAVVKESLRLRPVVSLVGRRLKEPAVIGGVPLPAGAAVVPSIYLMHRRPEIYPDPEQFRPERFLGDRAGTYTWIPFGGGVRRCLGATFAEFEMRIVLAALFASNQLRPDRPEPEPVHRRSITHVPGRGTTAILR is encoded by the coding sequence ATGGTTACCGACACGCTGCCGCCGGGTCCGCGGCTACCAATGACATTGCAAACCGCTGCGTGGATCGCTCGACCGTGGGACTTCATGACGCGTTGCGCTGCCCAATACGGCGACATGTTCACTATGAAGCTCGCGGGCTTGGGAGCCATCGTGATGGTTTCTCATCCCGAGGTGGTCAGGGAGGTATTCACCGCATCTCCCGAACTGTTGCACGCGGGTGAAGCCAACCGCGTGCTGTTGCCGGTGGTGGGGGCGAACTCGGTAATGCTGCTCGATGGTGACGCCCACAGGGAGCAGCGCCGACTGCTCGTGCCGTCGTTTCGCGGCAGCCACTTGCAGAGCTACATGAACACAATCAGAGACATTGCCGAGGCGGAGATCGCTCGGTGGCCGCGTGGTGAACCCGTGAGGCTGCTCCCGCAGATGCAGACGTTGACACTGGAAGTCATCCTGCGCGTCGTTTTTGGACTCGAGCACGGGGAACGCTTAGATCGGCTGCGGGCCGCGCTGCTACGCATGCTTGCCCTCACCATGAACGCCTTCGGTCAAATGATGATGTTGGTGGTCGGCCCTGAACGGATGAGGACCGCGCTCACCCACAGAGTTCTCAGAGAAGTAGATCGACTTCTCTATGAAGAGATCGCCGCGCGGCGGCAGGCAGACGACCTGGATGAGCGCCGCGACGTGCTCTCGATGCTGCTACGGGCGAAGCACGCCGATGGTCAGCCGATGAGTGATGGCGAAATCCGCGATGAACTCATCACGCTGCTGTTGGCCGGTCACGAAACGACGGCATCGGGGCTGGCCTGGGCGGTCGAGCGGATCATCCGACACCCTGACATCCATTCGCGACTTGTCGAGGCAGCACGCGCCGATGCCCATGAGTACATTGACGCCGTTGTGAAGGAGTCACTTCGACTGCGGCCAGTGGTCTCGCTGGTAGGCAGACGGCTGAAAGAGCCTGCGGTGATCGGCGGGGTGCCGTTGCCGGCCGGGGCGGCCGTCGTCCCGTCGATCTACCTCATGCATCGGCGGCCTGAAATCTACCCCGACCCTGAACAATTTCGTCCTGAGCGATTCCTCGGCGATCGTGCGGGCACCTATACGTGGATTCCGTTCGGCGGAGGTGTGCGCCGCTGCCTCGGGGCGACCTTCGCGGAGTTTGAGATGCGGATCGTGCTGGCTGCATTGTTCGCAAGTAACCAGTTACGGCCCGACCGGCCCGAGCCCGAGCCGGTACATCGCCGTTCGATCACGCATGTACCAGGTCGGGGTACAACCGCAATATTGCGATGA
- a CDS encoding Fic family protein, whose product MPAEAGYGRQDVRAALRQSGDYQAAIPAEVANLEVSLPSRTLADAEEASQEIARFDAELGVEIAPFASVLLRSESAASSKIENLTASARAIAEAESLGQSSRRNASEIVANTEAMQAAVALADRIDGTAILAMHAALMNDSNPHIAGKWRTEQVWIGGGDFGPRGADFIAPQHSRVPGAIDDLIRFVGRDDIPVLPQIAIAHAQFETIHPFPDGNGRTGRALIQAMLRNKRLTRQVTVPVSAGLLTDTDSYFQALTAYREGDAAPIVEKLSAASILAIDNGRRLVSDLRATRESWASKITARRDSAVHRIADLLIRRPVVNAKLLTRELNIPMSNVYRYLDPLIKAGVIVEFTDQSRNRAWRAPEVLAVLDAFAERAGRRN is encoded by the coding sequence ATGCCGGCCGAGGCTGGGTACGGGCGTCAGGATGTGCGGGCAGCGCTGCGACAGTCCGGTGACTACCAAGCCGCAATCCCTGCAGAGGTCGCAAATCTTGAGGTTTCCCTTCCCTCCCGTACCCTTGCCGATGCAGAGGAGGCCAGCCAGGAGATAGCCCGCTTCGACGCGGAACTTGGTGTCGAGATTGCCCCCTTCGCTTCCGTGCTGCTCCGGTCAGAGTCGGCGGCCAGCTCCAAGATCGAGAACCTCACCGCCTCAGCGCGCGCCATCGCCGAAGCCGAGAGTCTCGGACAATCGAGTCGACGCAATGCCTCTGAGATCGTCGCCAACACCGAGGCCATGCAAGCCGCCGTCGCACTAGCCGACCGCATCGACGGTACCGCCATCCTTGCGATGCATGCTGCACTAATGAACGACAGCAATCCGCACATCGCCGGCAAGTGGCGAACCGAGCAGGTGTGGATTGGTGGCGGCGACTTCGGTCCCCGCGGCGCAGACTTCATTGCACCGCAGCACAGTCGGGTCCCCGGCGCCATCGACGACCTGATCCGGTTCGTCGGGCGCGACGACATACCCGTTCTTCCCCAGATCGCTATCGCACACGCGCAGTTCGAGACTATTCACCCGTTTCCGGATGGAAATGGCCGCACCGGCAGAGCGCTCATCCAGGCGATGTTGCGCAACAAGCGGCTGACTCGTCAGGTCACGGTCCCAGTCTCGGCGGGCCTGCTTACCGACACCGATTCATATTTCCAAGCGCTGACCGCATACCGTGAGGGTGACGCTGCCCCGATCGTCGAAAAGCTCTCTGCCGCATCGATCCTCGCAATCGACAACGGCCGCCGCCTCGTGAGCGACTTACGAGCCACCAGGGAATCCTGGGCATCGAAGATCACTGCTCGCCGGGATTCCGCCGTACACCGCATTGCCGACCTGCTCATTAGACGTCCTGTCGTCAACGCAAAACTATTGACCCGTGAACTGAACATCCCGATGAGCAACGTCTACCGCTATCTGGACCCATTGATCAAGGCAGGGGTCATCGTCGAATTCACAGACCAGTCACGAAATCGCGCGTGGCGCGCACCTGAAGTGCTTGCTGTGCTTGATGCTTTCGCCGAACGCGCGGGGCGGCGAAACTGA
- a CDS encoding GGDEF domain-containing protein → MVNQSHHYDRLSAYLKSRGLQTVWQRSSFAFTASQAALPLLMLWSPSGPTHAATRAASVAISAVGFAGATVWLVRWPTRRESILFAIAAMAVISICCLWLSNPYTGLMGCTTFAMLGGFIAYFHTLRLVLVNFAVATVCAAILAHRFIVATGDVALISAGLITVGALNIGMPFGILSLMHSLRNDLRSSDRDSLTGLHNRRSFYAAVQELMTLHRRAGGTYLVTVVIDLDNFKQLNDTEGHAAGDRALVAVGQALRDNCRSTAVTARMGGEEFVVVDTDTTPTPEKLSERLRQAIAEISFGVTASIGTSAVELDKLPPIADMQLVDDLISTSDAAMYEAKRAGGNQVCHSPGLIRRPAG, encoded by the coding sequence ATGGTGAACCAATCCCATCACTACGACCGGCTCAGCGCCTACCTCAAAAGCCGGGGTCTCCAAACCGTCTGGCAGAGATCGAGTTTTGCGTTCACCGCTTCGCAGGCGGCCCTGCCGCTGCTGATGCTGTGGAGTCCGTCCGGACCCACCCACGCGGCAACCAGAGCCGCATCGGTCGCGATCTCGGCAGTAGGTTTTGCCGGAGCAACGGTTTGGCTGGTGCGCTGGCCAACACGTCGGGAGTCAATTCTCTTCGCGATCGCGGCGATGGCCGTGATCAGCATCTGCTGCCTGTGGTTGTCCAACCCCTATACCGGACTCATGGGCTGCACCACCTTCGCCATGCTCGGTGGCTTCATCGCCTATTTCCACACGCTTCGTCTCGTGCTCGTTAACTTCGCCGTGGCCACAGTCTGCGCGGCGATCCTGGCCCACCGGTTCATCGTCGCCACCGGCGACGTCGCGCTGATCAGTGCCGGCCTGATCACGGTCGGCGCGCTCAATATCGGCATGCCGTTCGGGATCCTGTCTCTGATGCATAGCCTGCGCAACGACCTGCGCAGTTCTGACCGCGACTCACTCACGGGCCTGCACAATCGACGATCGTTTTACGCCGCGGTCCAGGAGTTGATGACGCTCCACCGCCGCGCCGGAGGCACGTACCTGGTGACCGTGGTGATCGACTTGGACAACTTCAAGCAGCTCAACGACACCGAGGGCCATGCCGCGGGCGACCGGGCGCTGGTCGCCGTTGGCCAGGCCCTCCGGGACAATTGCCGCTCCACAGCGGTGACCGCCCGCATGGGCGGGGAGGAATTCGTGGTTGTCGACACCGACACCACACCCACCCCGGAAAAGCTGAGCGAACGACTCCGCCAGGCGATCGCCGAGATCTCATTCGGGGTCACGGCGAGCATTGGGACGTCAGCTGTCGAACTCGACAAACTCCCGCCGATCGCCGACATGCAACTCGTCGATGATCTGATCAGCACCTCCGACGCCGCTATGTATGAGGCCAAACGCGCCGGCGGTAACCAGGTCTGTCACTCTCCGGGGTTGATCCGGCGCCCAGCGGGTTAG
- a CDS encoding FAD-dependent oxidoreductase, with the protein MTVPRGPAREISRQTFLRATAGALAAGTVFGPGRAAADPNMSGWQGLSTAIKGQVILPDNGAQFGSAKQVFNTNYNNFTPAAVVTVTSPADVQKAMAFAAAHNLKVAPRSGGHSYVGASTANGALVLDLRQLPGDIHYDAASGQVTVTPATTLYAIHQALAAAGRGIPTGTCPSVGVAGHALGGGLGAHSRHAGLLCDQLTSASVVLPSGQAVTASASSNPDLLWALRGGGGGNFGVTTSLTFATFPTATYDVVNLNYPPQAFAQVLVGWQNWLRTADRNSWALADSTTDAMGTHCRIMATCPAGSGNSVASAITAAVGAQPTGTDNHTFNYLDLVNYLAVGNLNPSPLGYVGGSDVFTTITPAAAQGIAAAVNAFPRGAGRMLAIMHALDGALATVAPEATAFPWRRQSSLVQWYVETSGDPSAALGWLNTAHQAVQPYSVGGYVNYLEANQAASRYYGPNLSRLSAVRQKYDPGRIMFSSLNF; encoded by the coding sequence ATGACAGTTCCGCGGGGGCCGGCGCGTGAGATCTCGCGGCAGACATTTTTGCGGGCGACGGCCGGAGCGTTGGCCGCAGGAACGGTTTTCGGGCCGGGGCGCGCGGCCGCCGACCCGAATATGTCCGGCTGGCAAGGCCTTTCCACCGCCATCAAAGGACAGGTGATCCTGCCGGACAACGGCGCCCAATTCGGCAGCGCCAAACAGGTTTTCAACACCAACTACAACAACTTCACACCGGCGGCGGTGGTCACCGTGACGTCGCCGGCGGACGTGCAGAAGGCGATGGCATTCGCCGCTGCGCACAACCTCAAAGTCGCTCCGCGCAGTGGTGGGCACTCCTACGTCGGGGCGTCCACCGCCAACGGCGCCCTGGTGCTCGACCTGCGCCAATTGCCCGGCGACATCCATTACGACGCGGCCAGCGGGCAGGTCACCGTCACGCCCGCCACAACTCTGTATGCGATCCACCAGGCGCTCGCCGCGGCCGGTCGCGGCATCCCGACAGGGACCTGCCCATCGGTCGGTGTCGCCGGGCACGCGCTGGGCGGCGGGCTGGGCGCCCATTCCCGACACGCGGGACTGCTGTGTGACCAGTTGACGTCCGCGTCGGTGGTGTTGCCCAGCGGCCAGGCGGTCACCGCCTCTGCCAGCAGCAACCCCGACCTGTTGTGGGCGTTGCGCGGCGGCGGCGGTGGCAACTTCGGGGTGACCACCTCGCTGACCTTCGCCACCTTCCCCACCGCGACCTATGACGTCGTCAACCTCAACTACCCGCCGCAGGCGTTCGCGCAGGTCCTCGTCGGTTGGCAGAACTGGCTGCGCACCGCCGACCGCAACAGCTGGGCGTTGGCGGACAGCACCACCGACGCGATGGGGACGCACTGTCGCATCATGGCGACCTGCCCGGCCGGGTCGGGGAACAGTGTGGCGAGCGCCATCACCGCAGCGGTCGGAGCACAACCGACCGGAACCGACAACCACACGTTCAACTATTTGGACCTGGTGAATTACCTGGCCGTCGGCAACCTCAATCCGTCACCGCTCGGATACGTCGGCGGTTCGGATGTGTTCACGACGATCACCCCGGCGGCCGCCCAGGGGATCGCCGCGGCTGTCAACGCTTTTCCCCGCGGCGCCGGCCGCATGCTGGCGATCATGCACGCCCTCGATGGCGCCCTGGCGACTGTTGCACCAGAAGCCACGGCCTTTCCCTGGCGTCGGCAGTCGTCGCTGGTGCAGTGGTATGTCGAAACATCCGGTGACCCGTCGGCAGCCCTCGGCTGGCTCAACACGGCACATCAAGCGGTGCAACCGTATTCGGTCGGCGGCTATGTGAACTATCTCGAAGCCAACCAAGCCGCGTCGCGGTATTACGGCCCAAACCTGTCCCGGCTCAGCGCCGTACGACAGAAATACGATCCGGGCCGAATCATGTTCTCCAGCTTGAACTTTTAA
- a CDS encoding TetR/AcrR family transcriptional regulator, producing MSARDALIASVTGLVRRRGVAGTGINALLEDSGLARRTVYLNFPGGKAELVAEATRIAGQGLTAVLRAVDDGGDPARAVQTFIDEWKTQLCATEMEAGCPIVAAILGRAEVPEAAQAAAAAITEWRTILADRLVRSGVDPDNARSLATLTIAAIEGAVIIALATQSTDALDDVGRHLSEVIDLHL from the coding sequence ATGTCCGCACGGGATGCCCTTATTGCCAGCGTCACGGGTCTGGTTCGGCGGCGCGGTGTCGCGGGAACCGGGATCAACGCGCTGTTGGAGGACAGCGGGTTGGCGCGTAGAACCGTCTATCTGAATTTCCCCGGCGGCAAAGCCGAACTCGTTGCCGAGGCCACCCGCATCGCCGGTCAGGGTCTGACCGCGGTGCTCCGGGCGGTCGACGACGGGGGAGATCCGGCACGCGCGGTCCAAACATTCATCGATGAATGGAAAACCCAACTGTGCGCCACCGAGATGGAGGCGGGTTGCCCGATTGTGGCGGCGATTCTCGGTCGCGCCGAAGTACCGGAGGCCGCGCAGGCGGCGGCCGCGGCGATCACCGAATGGCGGACAATTCTCGCCGATCGGCTCGTCAGGTCCGGCGTCGATCCGGACAACGCGCGCTCACTGGCCACCCTGACGATCGCGGCTATCGAGGGCGCGGTGATCATCGCGCTGGCCACGCAGTCGACCGACGCGCTCGATGACGTCGGACGTCACCTGTCCGAAGTTATCGATTTGCATCTCTGA
- a CDS encoding nitroreductase family deazaflavin-dependent oxidoreductase, producing the protein MGRYLLNPAVKALGRLGLRTALAAELETIGRKSGQPRRVPVAAQFDDRGAWVICQHGTRSGWGRNIAANPNVRIRQGNRWRSGVAEFRPDDDLVARGRKFGRIAAKVVKSLETAPVSVRIDFTD; encoded by the coding sequence ATGGGGCGGTATCTGCTCAACCCGGCGGTGAAGGCCTTGGGCAGGCTGGGATTGCGGACGGCCCTGGCCGCGGAACTCGAGACCATTGGGCGCAAGAGCGGGCAGCCGCGCCGCGTTCCCGTGGCGGCGCAATTCGATGACCGAGGCGCGTGGGTTATCTGCCAGCACGGCACGCGTTCGGGCTGGGGCCGAAACATCGCCGCCAATCCGAATGTCCGTATCCGACAGGGAAATCGGTGGCGCAGCGGCGTCGCAGAGTTCAGGCCCGATGACGACCTGGTGGCGCGGGGCCGCAAGTTCGGGCGAATCGCAGCCAAGGTGGTGAAATCGCTGGAGACCGCTCCGGTGTCGGTGCGGATCGACTTCACCGACTAG